In the genome of Paenibacillus pabuli, the window TTAAACAGAGCTGTTCCACAATGCGTTCGGGAGAGTTGCCACGCACATTTTTTTGAAACAGATACGAGTCATTGCTCATAGCGGTCAGAAGCATGTCTGTTTTGAATAAGCTGATGGCCTGCGATTCTTCACTCTCTGTTGCCATCTCTTCGAATAGTTCGAATAACTGTTGATGCAATTTTTCATATAGCGGGCTTGAGGTTCTGGAGTCCGATCCCTGATAGACCGCATTCTCAATGCCCAAGAGCAGATCCGCATTTTTCTCTCTAAACTGGATAAACAACGTCAGCAGACCGCGCAAGCGCTCAGATGGTGGATGCTGTGCGTTTTCCAGTAAGTAGATCTCCACATCATTAAAGAAAAGTGCTGCGTTATCTTTGATCAAATCCATGCATAACTCACTTTTATTGCGATATCGGCGGTATAAGGTACCCGCTCCAATCTGCGCTTCGGAAGCGATTTGATTCATGCTGATCCGCTCGACGCCGTGCAGCTCGAATAATTTAGAAGCCACATTCAAAATACGCTGGCGATTCTCCGCGGCATCCCGTCGTTCCAAACGAGAGGTTGTATTGGTTCTATCCATAATTGGTCACTTCCTATCCTTCAATGTCCATAATTTGACAAGGGGAGAACTCTCCGTTTAATATCAAGAAGAGATTAAGCGGAGAGTTCTCCCCTTAATCTTAATCAAAACGGGAGGGGTGTGCAACCCATGGAGAGTCATCATAACAAACCCATGGCATTAATACACTGATTCTCACAGGTATCGCAACAAGTGGAGTCGTGCTGTCTACATTATGTGAGGCTGCGGATAAGGATTACGCGCTTACCGTTCTTTCGGATGCTTGTCTGGATCGGGACCCTGAAGTTCATCGAGTTCTCGTAGAAAGTGTGTTCCCTCAACAAGCCGATGTGCTGGCTGTAGATGATTGGATAAATACATTCATGTAAACGTAGAAAATGGTCGAAGCGAAAGGATGGTTATGATGAGTGAGTTAGATCTTAAGGCTTCACAACAAGCGGCGTTGAGCCTGTTTAGTGGGGAAAGTGGTGAAAACCCGTTTTCACTGATCAAGCAGCTGCGTGACACAGGTCCTGTTATTCCGGTATCATTGCCAATGGGGAGTACGGATCGCGGACAGTGGTTGGTCACACGAATGGAAGAAGCTTCACAGGTGCTTAAAGATCATACTCACTTCACAGTAGACCCATTATCCATCGACGGCAATGAGAATATCCTGAAAGCCTATGTGGAGAATATCGATCCAGATGCCCCTCCAACGTTTTTTACCGGAAAATCGATGCTTTCTGTAGATGAACCTGATCATCGGCGATTACGCCGACTGGTCTCCAAAGCTTTTACACCAAAATATATGGAAAGTCTTCGCCCACGTGTGCAGCAGATCGCTGATGAATTACTGGATCAGGTTCAAGCCCAGGGTGAGATGGATTTGGTAAAGGACTACGCCTATTCCTTACCGATCCATGTGATATCCGATATGCTGGGAGTACCTAAAGCAGATCGCCCACAGATTCAAACTTGGTCTTCCGCGATTGCACATGGCCTGGGCCTCGGAGTGCGTGAGCCGGGAGTGGAGGAACACCTCCGAGCTTTCGGTGACTATACTGCGCAGCTGGTAGCTGAGAAACGCAAACATCCCGCGGATGATTTGATCAGTCAATTGATTGCTATCGAAGAAGAGGGCGATCGACTCAGTGAACCGGAACTGTTATCCATGATTACGTTATTAATCTTTGCTGGCCATGAGACGACATCCAATCTGATTGCTACAGGTGCAATGATGTTATTGGATCATCCTGAACAATTGGAGAAGCTCAAGGCTGATCTTAGTTTAGTGCCAGCAGCTGTCGAAGAGTTACTGCGTTTTAACGGGCCTGCAACCATTGCTGGACCTCGTTTTGCGACTCAGGATATTGAGCTGGCAGGACAGCAGATTAAAAAAGGTGATATGGTCATTCCTGTGTTGAAATCAGCTAATCGGGATGAGCTTCAATATGAAGAGCCAGAGAATCTGGATGTTACACGACATATTAATCGCCATCTGGCTTTTGGTCATGGCATTCATTCCTGCTTGGGGGCTCCGCTTGCTCGTGTGGAGGGAGACATCGCCTTTACAACATTGTTAAAACGTATGCCTAATCTGCGGCTTCATATTCCTCGGGAAAGCATTGAGTGGCATTTGGCACTAAGTTCACAGAGCTTGGCCGCTTTACCTGTCGCTTTTTAACAGAAGAGTTAGAGTGAAGTTTCTTATGGCAAGAAGGAGCATATATCCCCCAGGAAATCCGTCATGTTTGGCGGATTTTCTTGTGTTGTGCTCTAAGTTTCATTTGGATAGGTAAAATCAACAATTCCAGTATCCGTTTGCAGGATCTAATTGAGAAAAACACGAAATAGTTCTTTACAAGTTCTTTAATTTTGTACATATAGGGATTTTTTCATCGGAGGGGAGCATGATGAAACATTTTCCAAGGTCAGTATCGGCATCGTACTACTGGCCTATGTTGCTCTCATAAGTATCCGCTTCTATCAAGGAGTCCAAGTGTGACAACGCTAGCTTGGATAAGCTAAGAAAAATGATGAAGTAAAAAGTAAATTGATACAAAATAAATGATTTGTTACAATATTATCGATTGAATTAAATCATTCGATTACATTTTCTGTTTATAAATACATAAAAGGTGGTGAACGAATGCTTGAGCTGAGTTTTGATAATCCGGATGAGCTGGTCACGGTCACGCATGCGTTATCGACCCGATCCAGAGTGGATATTCTCCGACTATTGATCTCCCAGAACCTGAACATAGTCGAAATCGCGGAAGCTCTCAAACTTCCCGTATCCACGGTAGCCAGCAACATCAAGGTTTTGGAAGCTGCAAAGCTAATCAATACGGAACTGCTGCCTGCCTCTCGCGGGGCGATGAAGGTATGCAGCCGCAATTACGATGATATTCACATTGCTCTTAATCTGGAGAAAGCCATTCCCAAAGGTGATATTCAGGTATATGAAGTGGATATGCCTATCGGTCATTATAGTGATTGTGAAGTGTCACCCACTTGCGGCATGGCGAATGGCGAGGGCATGATCATTCGTGAGGATGAACCCGCCAGCTTTTATCATCCGAAGCATGTGGGAGCGCAGATTATGTGGTTTCGCAAGGGATATGTCGAATATTTAATGCCACTGGAGATTCCGGCAGAAGCGGTAATCGAATCGCTCGAACTGTCCATGGAAATATGTTCTGAAGCACCAAACTATGATCATAATTGGCCTTCCGATATCTCTGTATGGGTTAACGGTGTGGAAATTGGCATGTGGACATGCCCTGGAGACTTTGGAGATCGGCGCGGAAAGCTCAACCCGGCTTGGTGGTTTGAATGGTCAACACAGTATGGTTTATTAAAGACTTGGCGAGTGGACAAAACGAAGACAACGCTGGATATGGAGAAAATCTCAACAGTTGATCTGGATCAGCTTAACCTTAAGGATAGCCACAAGTTAAGGGTGAGGATTGGCATTAAGCCGGATGCAATTCATCAAGGAGGCGTAAATCTCTTTGGGAGACAATTTGGGGATTATGATCAAAACATCAAAATGACTGTACATTATGCCGTTCATTAGAATCGGACGAGAAAGAAAGACTTTGGTTGCAGATATTATGTAACTAAAGTCTTTT includes:
- a CDS encoding TetR/AcrR family transcriptional regulator produces the protein MDRTNTTSRLERRDAAENRQRILNVASKLFELHGVERISMNQIASEAQIGAGTLYRRYRNKSELCMDLIKDNAALFFNDVEIYLLENAQHPPSERLRGLLTLFIQFREKNADLLLGIENAVYQGSDSRTSSPLYEKLHQQLFELFEEMATESEESQAISLFKTDMLLTAMSNDSYLFQKNVRGNSPERIVEQLCLTFL
- a CDS encoding cytochrome P450 family protein translates to MMSELDLKASQQAALSLFSGESGENPFSLIKQLRDTGPVIPVSLPMGSTDRGQWLVTRMEEASQVLKDHTHFTVDPLSIDGNENILKAYVENIDPDAPPTFFTGKSMLSVDEPDHRRLRRLVSKAFTPKYMESLRPRVQQIADELLDQVQAQGEMDLVKDYAYSLPIHVISDMLGVPKADRPQIQTWSSAIAHGLGLGVREPGVEEHLRAFGDYTAQLVAEKRKHPADDLISQLIAIEEEGDRLSEPELLSMITLLIFAGHETTSNLIATGAMMLLDHPEQLEKLKADLSLVPAAVEELLRFNGPATIAGPRFATQDIELAGQQIKKGDMVIPVLKSANRDELQYEEPENLDVTRHINRHLAFGHGIHSCLGAPLARVEGDIAFTTLLKRMPNLRLHIPRESIEWHLALSSQSLAALPVAF
- a CDS encoding ArsR/SmtB family transcription factor gives rise to the protein MLELSFDNPDELVTVTHALSTRSRVDILRLLISQNLNIVEIAEALKLPVSTVASNIKVLEAAKLINTELLPASRGAMKVCSRNYDDIHIALNLEKAIPKGDIQVYEVDMPIGHYSDCEVSPTCGMANGEGMIIREDEPASFYHPKHVGAQIMWFRKGYVEYLMPLEIPAEAVIESLELSMEICSEAPNYDHNWPSDISVWVNGVEIGMWTCPGDFGDRRGKLNPAWWFEWSTQYGLLKTWRVDKTKTTLDMEKISTVDLDQLNLKDSHKLRVRIGIKPDAIHQGGVNLFGRQFGDYDQNIKMTVHYAVH